The genome window GACAAAATAGAGGTAACAGCAACATTAATTCCCCCTAAATCAATTGGAGGTGCAGTAGAGCCAGAATGGTGTTGAGCAAAAGCTGGTGTTATAGAAGTAACAAAGATTACTAAAACCAATCCTAAAATTATTTTCATAATCACAGTTTTTTATTATCATGTAAGGATAAATATTATTGCAAAAAAGCAAAGAATTTTTTAAAACAAGAATATTTAACATAAAAGGCACTCCACAAAATGAAAATTATATTTATCAAAAATTATGTGATACTAAATATACGTCCTAACCTGTAATTCAAAGGTGTGCCGCATGTATCCAATTTTATGCGGTCACCAATTTTGTGCCTAAAATAGACAGAATGTATTAAACAAGATATTTTCATTAATTTGATAGCAATTTTTTCCCTATAACAAAATCAACTTTATAATCCAATGTTGCACGTGGATTTAATTTTAATTTCCATGGAATAAAAGAAGGATTTTTTGTTTTTTGTGAAATATTAAATCCCAATTCTAACATTTTTGTGCGTAAAGTATGTTCATCAAGAGGATTTTTTACTGATTTTGTTCCCCTATCAAAATCATAAGGATCTGAAATGAGCAAAGCACCATTTGAGATTTGTTTTGAAATATGTTTTAGAAATTCTATTGGTTCAATCAATTCTAAAACATTTAATGCAATAACCAAATCAAATTTAACAGAACCAAATACAGGAGATAAAGAATCAGCTACGATATAATCAAGATTGTTTTTTTGAGATTTTTTTGCGTATTGTAAAGCACTAAAGGAACGATCAACTCCAATTACAAAATTACTATAATCAGACAAATAAGATGTAATTATTCCAATAGAGCAACCATATTCTAAAACTAAGTTAGATTTTGAGAGGGGTTTAAGATTTCTCTGCATCAGTGAATAAAATTTAGAGTTTTTACTGTTTTGATAAATTTTAGACCATCTCTCTTCGAGAACGGTTCTATCATCATTATCAGATTTGTTTAGTAATGAAGATTTCAAAAGGGATTTCAATTTTTTATTATGAATTTTTTGATATAGTTTCCCTCCAAGAGTTTTACGAGAAGAAAAATAATCTGAAAAATCATTCCATAGAATTGGTATTTTTTCAATAATTGGAAATTCCAATTTACATTTTTTGCATTCTAAAATTCCTTCATCAATTTCTTTATCACGACTTAATACTTCAAGTTCTAGATTTCCACCACATTTGGCACATCTAATAAATTCAAGAGTTGATTCAAGCACTAACTAATCAATAATTGGTAATCTAATAATTTCTTTTATTCAAAAAATCAAGATAATGTTAAATGTAGTATTTTTTGATTTTATGCAAATTGGGAGAATTTGAAGAGTTTGCAGAAGCCTTGTTTGGGCAACTATCAGTTGAAATCAACGAGGAAAAAGAGATCAGGCAGCTTGCAATTACAGCAAAAGAGGACATTGGAGAGCAGGTAAAATTTAGAGATATTGAGGATATTGCAAAGGAAATTTTTCCAGAATACAAAGACAAGGTAGAAAAATTTCTCGGAGTAAAAGTTCCAGACAATATACAGCTAAAGTTCCCAGAATTAGAGGATTTGAAAAGGTTGAAAGGAGACAAGGTATTTGCAGACAAAGAATCTAAAGATTTTGTAATAGAGCTATTTGATGCAGTTGCAAAAGAAGATCTTAAAAAAATAGCAGAATTGATGAAAAAAGATACTGCAAAGTATTTGGTGTACTCTACATATGCAATTCAATACATATCTAAAATTACTACAACATATGGAGATTACTTAGATTCTGTAATTTATCTAAACAAGTTCATTTTGTCAAGATATCCTCAAATAATCCTCCACAAACAGGGGGAACCATACAAATCAAAATTTGAAAATGTGAATTCGGGATATATTGGTGCTGTAAAAATGACAGTACTAGAAGAATTAATTCATTCAGCACAAGAGAATTTACAGAAAATTAACAAAAATGCTGCAACGCAGGTAAACAAAATTAATGAAGAGTTGGCAACAATAATTTTATCCCTAGATACACAAACTGTCAACAAATTATCAGAATATTGTCAGCTACAAGCAGTTCCAGATGATTTTCCATTTGCAAAGAAAGCAAATCTATTTTTCTTTTTGAATCCAGATCACTTCCTAATTGAACAGATAGGACCAGATGTAATGACTTTCACACATGTAGAGATTGATCCTAAAATTGGAGAATCAATTCCACAACTTTTAGATATTTACAAACGATGGCTTGTTCCAATTCAGCAACATCATGCAGCATTTACTGCAATGGAAGGAATGGCAAGTTTTGCAATTGAGAGCATATTAAAAGATGATGAAGATTTTCAGAATTATCTAACAACCTTTATGGGAACAGATTTCTCATCATATCAGGTTAGAAAAAGTATGGGAAAAGATTTTACAAATTCACTATATGAAAAATTAGGCACAGATACTTTCAAAAAAATGATTGAAATTCCTCCAAACACAAGGGAACTCAAGGAACCTCAATTGTATCTAAAAAAACTGAGTTTGTGATAATTGGAAGAAGATTTTGATCCATTTGTTGCTGAATGGGTTTCATTTGTAAAGAATCCAAACTTCAACCTTGTTGAGAAATGTTTGAAATTTGCGCAGATCCTAGAGTATCCAGACCTTAATGTTGAGGAATATATCAAAAAAATCAATGAGATTGGAATGTCTCTAAAAGAGTCATTAAGTGATGTAAAAAATCCAACGTACTTAATTTCAATGTTAAATGAACATCTCTTTGAGAATTTAGGATTTAGTGGAGATGATAATGATTACTATAATCCTAAAAATAATTTTCTAAATGAGGTAATTGATAAAAAAGTGGGACTTCCAATAACCATCTCAATACTATACGCAGAAATTGCAAAATTTATTGGATTGGAACTTAAAATTGTCGGATTCCCAAGCCATGTTCTTGTAAAATACAATGAGGAAATGATTTTAGATCCGTTTTATGATGGCAGATTATTAGATGTTGATGATTTGCAAGAAATTCTAGATACGAACTTTGGAGGAGAGTTAGAATTCCAACCAGAATTTCTAGATGAGATAAGTTCAGAACAAATTCTAATTAGACTAACACGAAATTTAAAAAATTCATATGTCCAATCGTTTGTCTACGATAAAGCACTTCGATGTGTAAATATGGTTTTAGCAATAGAGCCTGAGTCACCCGAAGATATCAGAGATAAAGGAATTTTAGAAGAAAGATTACTACATCCAGAAATTGCTTTAAAATACCTCAACAAGTATTTAGAAATTAATCCAAATGCAGAAGATGTAGATTTTATTTTAGAATTAATTAGAAGTATAAAGACAAAGAATTAATCAATAATTGAATCTACGTCGGTTCCTTTTTTGATCATGGAGATTTCATGACGAGCTATTTTATTTCGTAGTGCTCTTTTTAGAATATCGACTTCACTTCGGAGTAATGCAATTTCATCTTCAAGTTTTGCAACTCTCTCATAAATGGTTTCAGCTTCTGAACTCATATTTATCTATCAGGAAAAATTTGTCTTAAAAAGTTATGGGTAAATATTTTGATGGACGGGTTAGCTTTTTGAACTACAATTCAAACTCTTGGCGACATTTCTCGCATTTTCCTCTCTCTTGTCCTGGTGGACCAAGAAGGAATACCTTACCAATTGTTTTACATACTGGGCACATACCAGTAGTTGCATTTTTTGGGCCTGTACGAATAATTTTTTGAGTTTTTCTTCGTCCCATAAGAGAAACCTGCTGATTCGGTCTATTAAGTTTAATTTTTGATGGCGCGGGGAGGGGGATTTGAACCCCCGAGTCCTTGCGAACATGGGATTAGCAATCCCACGCCCTACCAGGCTAGGCGACCCCCGCATGAGAAGCCTAGAATTAATCTGTAATTAAGTCAAACTTTTCATGATTTTATTTACAACATATTATAAAAATTGCCCAATTCTATTTACGGCTATTTCAAATTAGCCACAGTTTTATCATTCTCAGTTAATAAAAAAATGTGAAAAAAATAATTAAAATCAGCATTTCAGTTGTATTAATAATTGCAGCAGCATATGTAATTCAAAACATTGTTGGAGAAAAAACGTCTTTAGTACCAGAGTCAATCCAAGAAAATGATAGAAAAGACAACACTAGTACAGTATCTGAGAATTCATTATTTTTTGTATATACTGAAGAGGATGACTTTATTGGAAAAAGTGAATCAGGAGTAGATAATTTTGTCAGATATTTACTGCATCCTAAAAAAGAAAATATGGAACTGTATAATTCATTG of Nitrosopumilus sp. contains these proteins:
- a CDS encoding SirB1 family protein; translated protein: MEEDFDPFVAEWVSFVKNPNFNLVEKCLKFAQILEYPDLNVEEYIKKINEIGMSLKESLSDVKNPTYLISMLNEHLFENLGFSGDDNDYYNPKNNFLNEVIDKKVGLPITISILYAEIAKFIGLELKIVGFPSHVLVKYNEEMILDPFYDGRLLDVDDLQEILDTNFGGELEFQPEFLDEISSEQILIRLTRNLKNSYVQSFVYDKALRCVNMVLAIEPESPEDIRDKGILEERLLHPEIALKYLNKYLEINPNAEDVDFILELIRSIKTKN
- a CDS encoding methyltransferase domain-containing protein, whose amino-acid sequence is MLESTLEFIRCAKCGGNLELEVLSRDKEIDEGILECKKCKLEFPIIEKIPILWNDFSDYFSSRKTLGGKLYQKIHNKKLKSLLKSSLLNKSDNDDRTVLEERWSKIYQNSKNSKFYSLMQRNLKPLSKSNLVLEYGCSIGIITSYLSDYSNFVIGVDRSFSALQYAKKSQKNNLDYIVADSLSPVFGSVKFDLVIALNVLELIEPIEFLKHISKQISNGALLISDPYDFDRGTKSVKNPLDEHTLRTKMLELGFNISQKTKNPSFIPWKLKLNPRATLDYKVDFVIGKKLLSN